In Stieleria varia, one genomic interval encodes:
- a CDS encoding serine/threonine protein kinase translates to MDSPEFLGPYRIGEKLGRGGMGTVYAGVHEKTGERVAVKLIAEHVSDEMRFRRRFDAEVETLKRLRHPNIVRLIGYGEQEGRLFYSMELVQGESLLARLKREKRLPWMFVLDVAIQVCSALKHAHDLGVIHRDLKPANLVLTPSGEIKLVDFGIAKIFGHEQTAEGSVLGTADYMAPEQATGAGITSRVDLYALGCVMYAMLCGRPPFRGKTVSQVIEMVKSKDPAPLDLIDPELPEDIVQIVHHLLAKDPADRPPTALAVNNRLKAMRAGLSRQMTLNGDNLDTGIEEPHVEIRTHGIDLSDEAIAGLDSTGSAATRPHDNQTNVHTGNAKKGPLTRLENQRQMSADPSAGTADPSAGTVHEPGAAPGDNTLPMIGKATKTPQTGTGFTTGRSENEATDDAYMGTRDTHFQTVADSDTDGGFFRTTNVESDGKAKHVFSIAALVIGLILAIVAVFYAMRKPTADQLLATIDNAVAAGQTDEAQRDIERFLKLHPQHPRVDELSELRQSYQLDGTLRRLRLQSKIRTSQPPVYETEFLAAMELRRTEPDQAQEKLQQWLSVFVDPDMTAADPRTELQTLAEFELARLKRDRPAAENERRLDELLSRVGSAMELPKEESMERLRAIIKLYEDEAWAAPAVQAARDQLNR, encoded by the coding sequence ATGGATTCGCCAGAATTTTTGGGACCTTATCGCATCGGCGAAAAACTCGGGCGAGGCGGCATGGGCACTGTTTATGCCGGGGTCCACGAAAAGACCGGCGAGCGAGTGGCGGTGAAACTGATCGCGGAGCATGTTTCCGATGAGATGCGATTTCGTCGTCGGTTTGACGCGGAAGTCGAAACACTGAAGCGACTGCGGCATCCCAACATCGTTCGCCTGATCGGCTATGGCGAACAAGAAGGTCGGCTTTTCTACTCCATGGAACTGGTCCAAGGAGAATCGTTGCTCGCCAGGCTGAAGCGAGAAAAACGGTTGCCGTGGATGTTTGTTTTGGACGTCGCGATCCAAGTCTGCTCGGCGTTGAAGCACGCCCATGACTTGGGGGTCATTCACCGCGACCTCAAACCCGCCAATTTGGTTTTGACGCCCAGCGGCGAAATCAAGCTGGTGGATTTTGGCATCGCGAAAATCTTTGGCCACGAACAAACCGCCGAAGGCTCCGTGTTGGGCACCGCCGACTACATGGCACCTGAACAAGCCACGGGCGCAGGCATCACCTCGCGTGTGGATTTGTATGCGTTGGGCTGCGTGATGTACGCGATGCTGTGTGGCAGGCCGCCGTTTCGTGGCAAGACGGTCTCGCAGGTCATCGAGATGGTGAAATCCAAAGACCCCGCGCCGCTGGATTTGATCGATCCCGAATTGCCGGAGGACATTGTTCAGATCGTCCATCATCTGCTCGCCAAAGACCCTGCGGATCGCCCCCCGACAGCCCTGGCGGTCAACAACCGACTCAAGGCAATGCGTGCCGGTTTGAGCCGTCAGATGACCCTCAATGGCGACAACCTCGATACCGGAATTGAGGAACCGCATGTCGAGATCCGCACCCATGGGATTGATCTCAGCGACGAAGCAATTGCAGGTCTAGACTCCACCGGGTCCGCCGCTACACGTCCTCATGACAATCAAACCAATGTTCATACAGGAAATGCAAAGAAAGGGCCACTGACGCGACTGGAAAACCAACGGCAAATGTCAGCCGATCCGTCGGCCGGGACAGCGGATCCATCGGCCGGAACAGTGCACGAGCCCGGTGCCGCCCCTGGGGACAACACGCTGCCAATGATCGGCAAGGCCACGAAAACGCCGCAAACTGGAACGGGATTCACGACCGGCCGCTCGGAAAACGAAGCGACCGACGATGCCTACATGGGAACCAGGGACACGCATTTCCAAACCGTTGCCGATTCCGACACCGACGGCGGCTTCTTTCGCACAACGAACGTCGAAAGCGACGGCAAAGCCAAACACGTTTTTTCGATCGCGGCTTTGGTGATCGGCTTGATTCTCGCGATCGTCGCTGTGTTTTACGCGATGCGAAAACCGACCGCAGATCAGTTGCTGGCAACGATCGACAACGCCGTTGCGGCCGGCCAAACAGACGAAGCCCAACGAGACATCGAGCGTTTTCTGAAACTCCATCCACAACATCCACGGGTCGACGAACTGTCTGAACTGCGTCAATCCTACCAGCTCGACGGCACACTGCGTCGGCTGCGATTGCAGTCCAAAATCAGAACCTCACAGCCTCCGGTTTATGAAACGGAGTTCCTGGCCGCAATGGAATTGCGACGCACCGAACCGGATCAAGCTCAAGAAAAACTACAGCAGTGGCTCAGCGTCTTTGTCGACCCGGACATGACTGCCGCAGACCCTCGCACGGAGCTGCAGACGCTGGCCGAGTTTGAGCTCGCACGGTTGAAACGAGATCGTCCCGCCGCAGAGAACGAACGGAGGCTGGACGAGCTGCTCTCTCGCGTGGGCAGCGCGATGGAGTTGCCCAAAGAGGAATCGATGGAGCGTTTGAGGGCGATCATCAAACTCTATGAAGACGAAGCTTGGGCCGCCCCGGCGGTCCAGGCCGCACGCGATCAACTCAATCGGTGA
- a CDS encoding DUF374 domain-containing protein: protein MNIKRLLPWLIGVVVLGLRWTCRVRYHNDLRAKLKSQGTPYIYVGLHAHQLGAIIAAEPGTGAMVSRSLDGELIVNALQHAKCVPVRGSGGRASKGGASAFRALVEHVENGQPAFLAVDGPRGPRGKVYPGAAKLSQKTRAAVLIAIAIPSRRIVIKKAWDRLQIPLPFSRVEITFCDPLFPQLGESVEDFSARIEWAIADLERQLDPAEAPDLLNSEPIELPRAA from the coding sequence ATGAACATAAAGCGTCTTTTGCCATGGCTGATCGGCGTTGTCGTTTTGGGGCTGCGATGGACCTGTCGCGTTCGATACCACAACGATCTCCGCGCGAAGTTGAAATCACAAGGGACGCCGTACATCTACGTCGGTCTGCACGCGCATCAATTGGGAGCCATCATTGCTGCCGAGCCGGGCACCGGCGCGATGGTTTCTCGATCGCTGGACGGCGAGCTGATCGTCAACGCGTTGCAACATGCCAAATGTGTGCCGGTACGCGGCAGTGGTGGTCGGGCATCCAAAGGAGGCGCGTCTGCGTTTCGGGCGTTGGTCGAGCATGTGGAAAACGGGCAGCCCGCATTCTTGGCGGTGGATGGCCCCCGTGGCCCGAGGGGCAAGGTCTATCCGGGTGCTGCCAAGCTTTCACAAAAGACACGGGCGGCGGTGCTCATCGCGATTGCGATTCCCAGTCGTCGGATCGTCATCAAGAAGGCTTGGGATCGACTGCAGATCCCGTTGCCTTTCTCTCGGGTCGAGATCACGTTTTGCGATCCACTGTTTCCCCAGTTGGGAGAATCGGTGGAAGATTTCTCCGCTCGCATCGAGTGGGCGATTGCGGACTTGGAGCGTCAATTGGATCCTGCCGAGGCACCTGATCTGCTGAATTCTGAGCCGATCGAATTGCCTCGCGCGGCTTAG
- a CDS encoding LL-diaminopimelate aminotransferase: MSTASENAHETTVTDPYFQSLFAERIGGANYGKGTEIYKFEKIKRAKRNAMAAHPDRKLLDFGIGENDSMADESVRNVMAAEINRVENRGYADNGVIEYKQAAARFMKRHFGVELNPATQINHCIGSKPAYAMLPACFINPGDITMMTVPGYPVAGTHTRYYGGEVYRLPLLAENDFLPDLDSVPEDIYRRTKMLVINYPNSPTGKTAPPEFFEKVVALAKEKQFIVVHDAAHIMLTFDGKPRSFLETPGALDVGVEAHSMSKGYDMIGWRMGFVCGHERIVSAFADVKDNSDSGQFIATQKAAAAALDDDSIPERINAKYRRRMQKLVETLRECGFQCEMPGGSYFLYVKSPSGTKSGESFAAAEDATRYLIEQFGIVTVPWDDAGSFLRFSVTYVAPTLAEEDALMAETKQRLGDAGLVW, translated from the coding sequence ATGTCGACCGCTTCAGAAAACGCTCACGAGACGACCGTCACCGATCCCTATTTCCAGTCGCTCTTTGCCGAGCGAATCGGAGGTGCCAACTATGGCAAGGGCACCGAGATCTACAAGTTTGAAAAAATCAAACGCGCCAAGCGGAATGCGATGGCGGCACATCCCGACCGAAAGCTGCTTGATTTTGGGATCGGGGAAAACGATTCCATGGCCGATGAATCGGTTCGCAATGTGATGGCAGCGGAAATCAACCGCGTTGAAAACCGCGGATACGCCGACAACGGCGTCATCGAGTACAAGCAAGCCGCAGCTCGTTTCATGAAGCGACATTTCGGCGTCGAGCTGAATCCTGCAACGCAAATCAATCACTGTATCGGCAGCAAACCGGCCTACGCGATGTTGCCCGCGTGTTTCATCAACCCTGGCGATATCACGATGATGACCGTTCCCGGCTATCCCGTCGCCGGCACGCACACGAGGTACTACGGCGGAGAAGTGTATCGATTGCCGCTGTTGGCCGAGAACGATTTCCTGCCGGACTTGGATTCGGTGCCCGAGGACATCTATCGTCGCACCAAGATGCTGGTGATCAACTATCCCAATTCACCGACGGGCAAGACGGCACCGCCTGAGTTCTTTGAAAAGGTCGTCGCCTTGGCCAAAGAAAAACAGTTCATCGTGGTCCACGACGCTGCCCACATCATGCTGACGTTCGACGGCAAGCCTCGCAGCTTTTTGGAAACGCCCGGCGCATTGGATGTCGGTGTCGAGGCGCACAGCATGAGCAAGGGCTATGACATGATCGGCTGGCGGATGGGATTCGTGTGCGGACACGAACGAATCGTTTCCGCCTTTGCCGATGTCAAAGACAACAGCGACAGCGGGCAGTTCATCGCCACACAAAAAGCCGCCGCGGCCGCGTTGGACGACGATTCGATCCCCGAGCGGATCAATGCCAAGTATCGACGCCGGATGCAAAAACTCGTCGAAACGCTGCGTGAATGCGGCTTCCAATGCGAAATGCCCGGCGGCAGCTACTTTCTGTACGTCAAGTCGCCCAGCGGAACCAAGTCCGGCGAATCCTTTGCCGCAGCGGAAGACGCGACGCGTTATTTGATCGAGCAGTTCGGCATCGTGACCGTGCCGTGGGACGACGCCGGATCGTTCCTGCGATTCAGCGTGACCTACGTGGCACCGACGCTGGCAGAGGAAGACGCGTTGATGGCGGAAACCAAACAACGTCTGGGTGACGCCGGATTGGTTTGGTAA
- a CDS encoding YqjF family protein, producing the protein MNDSPYTHSDRTWPLPRTPWAMRMGWHDLLFAHWPVDAQSLRAIIPEPLELDLYDGQAWIGVVPFRMSDVAPRCIPALPGISAFPELNVRTYVTYDGKPGVWFFSLDAANRLAVRAARLAFALPYMDAEMSLRIDNGTYQYSSHRTHRGEPPARFIASYQPQGPVWHAQPATLEHWLTARYCLYSSRWRKQGDAASPIYRGEIDHDPWPLQNATCRISENTLCDPIGLPLPGDPHLLFVKDIHVHAWWIHKI; encoded by the coding sequence ATGAACGACTCACCCTACACTCATTCTGATCGCACGTGGCCACTGCCACGTACTCCTTGGGCAATGCGAATGGGATGGCATGACCTGCTGTTTGCCCATTGGCCTGTTGATGCTCAGAGTTTGCGAGCCATCATTCCCGAGCCGCTCGAATTGGATCTCTATGATGGCCAAGCATGGATCGGGGTCGTTCCCTTTCGCATGTCCGACGTCGCGCCTCGATGCATTCCCGCACTTCCCGGCATCAGCGCGTTTCCCGAATTGAACGTGCGGACCTACGTCACCTATGACGGCAAGCCCGGTGTCTGGTTCTTTTCGCTCGACGCGGCCAACCGGCTGGCTGTCCGTGCCGCCCGACTGGCCTTTGCATTGCCCTACATGGATGCCGAGATGTCACTGCGAATCGACAACGGCACCTATCAATACTCTTCCCACAGAACGCATCGGGGCGAGCCACCGGCACGATTCATAGCGTCCTATCAACCTCAGGGGCCGGTCTGGCACGCACAGCCGGCGACGTTGGAACATTGGCTGACCGCACGATACTGCCTGTACAGCTCGCGTTGGCGCAAACAGGGTGATGCGGCATCACCGATCTATCGCGGCGAAATCGATCACGACCCGTGGCCGCTGCAAAATGCGACCTGTCGGATTTCAGAAAACACGCTGTGCGATCCCATCGGTTTGCCGTTGCCCGGTGACCCGCATTTGCTGTTCGTCAAAGACATCCACGTTCATGCGTGGTGGATTCACAAGATTTGA